From the Gemmatimonadales bacterium genome, one window contains:
- a CDS encoding plastocyanin/azurin family copper-binding protein, with protein MRTLPAVLVVVALAACSTESSGGPTLPPSDVIIVAGAATKGAAAYDPDSITVSLAAHPRVIWANDDGLRHTVTADSGAFDSGSISSGEAYSHTFSATGTYSYHCAIHPSMVGTLVVTP; from the coding sequence ATGCGTACGCTGCCCGCCGTCCTGGTGGTCGTTGCCCTTGCGGCCTGCTCCACCGAATCCTCCGGCGGCCCGACGCTCCCGCCCAGCGACGTCATCATCGTCGCCGGCGCCGCCACGAAGGGGGCCGCCGCGTATGACCCGGACTCCATCACTGTCAGTCTGGCCGCGCATCCCAGGGTCATCTGGGCAAACGACGACGGACTGCGACACACCGTCACGGCCGACAGCGGGGCCTTTGATTCAGGCAGCATCAGCAGTGGAGAGGCCTATTCCCACACCTTCTCGGCGACGGGCACCTATTCGTATCACTGCGCCATCCACCCGAGCATGGTCGGCACGCTGGTGGTCACCCCATAG
- the mutM gene encoding DNA-formamidopyrimidine glycosylase: MPELPEVETIVRDIRPEVLGRTVVGVTLSHTDVLRGVTRPALRRGLAGATIGDLFRRAKHAVFDFGKRRLVVQPGMTGALLVHDRPLSDEEARYAVLRAELDDGRTLVYRDVRRLGTLLWLDAKGWAAYDAAIGPEPLDTGFSAVAMRAALGRTRQSIKKALMDQKLLAGVGNIYANEALFAAGIDPSREAVRLSLPEWDALHRELVRILSAAVSGRGSTVRDYRTGTGEQGKFQLSHLVYGREGEPCVHCGTTLAGTHALDARITVFCHRCQV, encoded by the coding sequence GTGCCTGAACTTCCGGAAGTCGAGACCATCGTTCGCGATATTCGGCCCGAGGTCCTGGGACGGACCGTGGTGGGGGTGACACTCTCCCACACCGACGTCCTCCGCGGCGTCACCAGGCCTGCCCTGCGCCGCGGACTCGCGGGGGCGACCATCGGCGATCTCTTTCGACGTGCAAAGCACGCGGTGTTCGATTTCGGCAAGCGGCGCCTCGTGGTGCAGCCGGGGATGACCGGCGCCCTCTTGGTCCACGACCGTCCCCTCAGCGATGAGGAGGCCCGCTACGCGGTGCTGCGTGCCGAGCTCGATGACGGCAGGACCCTGGTGTACCGCGACGTCAGGCGCCTCGGGACACTCCTCTGGCTCGACGCCAAGGGGTGGGCGGCCTACGACGCCGCCATCGGGCCGGAGCCGCTCGATACCGGGTTCAGCGCGGTCGCGATGCGCGCGGCGCTCGGCCGGACCAGGCAGTCGATCAAGAAGGCGCTGATGGACCAGAAGCTCCTGGCCGGCGTGGGCAACATCTACGCGAACGAGGCGCTCTTTGCCGCCGGCATCGATCCCTCGCGGGAAGCGGTGCGCCTCTCCCTCCCGGAATGGGATGCGCTGCACCGGGAGCTGGTCCGGATTCTTTCGGCGGCTGTGTCAGGCCGCGGCAGCACGGTGCGGGACTACCGCACCGGCACCGGTGAGCAGGGCAAGTTCCAGCTTTCGCACCTGGTGTACGGTCGCGAAGGGGAGCCCTGCGTCCATTGCGGCACGACCCTCGCCGGCACCCACGCGCTCGACGCACGCATTACCGTCTTCTGTCACCGCTGCCAGGTCTGA
- a CDS encoding GWxTD domain-containing protein, with product MHLRRWVIVLLAVSAPPLHAQSPGDRQALGAFRDSLAASTDSEYLASLATQYEGVETGDSTEALARIRAGYARLQAGKPALAERDFRRAAKLQPTWPVPWLGLGDAHTALGLITLQNKLNLGTRPGMGEFQEAADAYGRSLRLDPRFTPGIEGELRLAVERRDTALLATALAHAHQIPPDAATPAFLVALSRAEWRMGNVQAAQAALQAVPSDHATPAIQYERARTLLAEGDAYGEFYYWEAVSADDPAMLLMLRRDMTLIATPDEMAVFDTTSPSSRPAFLHQFWDLRDGQALRSPGERIREHYARIAYADRHFAFSDARHWHKPDDLQDAFPFDSMLDSRGVVYVRMGPPDIRFQPNVPGYVASETWQYNRVQDTLLLTFAAQNSIGDMVLIRMYTDIACTSTSGCDEITLLEQLRVVNDTYRRLYYSGGPAAQRYEATLYKMGKESIATSTTTDAHPLRFPASVTAQVLPLAIGAAQGGSGVQVAVAVVQPAPDRAGQRDTIRVRFAAYGHGGRAVAKFDTTLVYTAPFAPARADSTYTMFAHLPTALPAGNWSWQAAVQTGDSTGALLASQLITIPVHSASTLAVSDLAVGVRGWSAPWPVAPGDTAWVTPRHSHRARVPVELYYEVYGIPGGQTYEAEITARRGDKGTGPSITLGFEERSAGTPTRVARTLNLETLTPGDYILEVRVVDRAGRVASSSRPLQITEE from the coding sequence GTGCACCTTCGGCGGTGGGTCATCGTCCTGCTGGCGGTCTCGGCACCGCCGCTGCACGCCCAAAGCCCGGGCGACAGGCAGGCGCTGGGCGCGTTTCGGGATTCGCTCGCAGCCTCCACCGATTCGGAGTACCTCGCGTCCCTGGCCACCCAATACGAAGGTGTCGAGACGGGCGACTCGACAGAGGCACTGGCCCGTATCCGAGCCGGATACGCGAGGCTCCAGGCGGGGAAGCCGGCGCTCGCGGAGAGGGACTTCCGCCGCGCCGCCAAGCTCCAGCCCACCTGGCCGGTGCCCTGGCTGGGGCTGGGCGATGCGCACACCGCCCTCGGCCTCATCACCCTGCAGAACAAGCTCAACCTCGGCACCCGTCCTGGCATGGGGGAGTTCCAGGAAGCGGCCGACGCCTACGGACGGTCGTTGAGGCTCGACCCGCGCTTCACCCCCGGCATCGAGGGCGAATTGCGCCTCGCCGTCGAGCGGCGCGACACCGCTCTCCTGGCCACTGCACTCGCGCACGCGCACCAGATCCCCCCAGACGCGGCCACCCCGGCATTCCTGGTGGCGCTGTCCCGCGCAGAATGGCGCATGGGAAATGTGCAGGCGGCGCAGGCGGCGCTCCAGGCGGTCCCGAGCGATCATGCCACACCCGCCATCCAGTATGAACGGGCCCGTACCCTGCTCGCCGAGGGCGATGCGTACGGGGAGTTCTACTATTGGGAGGCGGTCTCGGCCGATGACCCAGCCATGCTGCTCATGCTGCGACGGGACATGACGCTCATCGCCACACCGGACGAGATGGCCGTGTTCGACACCACATCTCCCTCGTCCCGTCCCGCGTTCCTGCACCAGTTCTGGGACTTGCGGGACGGCCAGGCATTGCGCTCGCCTGGGGAACGGATCCGGGAACACTACGCGCGCATCGCCTATGCCGACCGGCACTTTGCATTCAGTGATGCCCGACACTGGCACAAGCCGGATGACCTGCAAGACGCCTTCCCCTTCGACTCCATGCTCGACAGCCGAGGAGTGGTGTATGTGCGGATGGGCCCACCGGACATCCGGTTCCAGCCAAACGTGCCAGGGTATGTCGCGAGCGAGACGTGGCAGTACAATCGCGTCCAGGACACCTTGCTCCTGACCTTCGCAGCCCAGAACAGCATCGGCGACATGGTGCTCATCCGGATGTATACCGACATCGCATGCACCTCAACGTCGGGATGCGACGAGATCACGCTGCTGGAACAGCTTCGCGTCGTCAACGACACCTATCGTCGTCTGTACTACTCCGGGGGGCCCGCCGCCCAGCGGTACGAGGCGACGCTCTACAAAATGGGCAAGGAGAGCATCGCGACCAGCACTACCACGGATGCCCACCCCCTCCGGTTCCCTGCGTCCGTCACGGCGCAGGTGCTCCCACTCGCCATCGGCGCCGCACAGGGCGGATCCGGGGTGCAGGTCGCGGTGGCGGTGGTACAGCCCGCGCCTGACCGAGCGGGCCAGCGCGACACCATCAGGGTACGGTTCGCCGCCTACGGTCATGGTGGCAGGGCGGTGGCCAAATTCGACACCACCCTGGTGTACACGGCACCGTTTGCTCCGGCCAGGGCGGACTCGACGTATACCATGTTCGCCCACCTGCCGACGGCGCTCCCCGCAGGGAATTGGAGTTGGCAGGCGGCCGTACAGACAGGGGACTCGACCGGGGCGCTCCTCGCCTCGCAACTGATCACCATCCCTGTGCACTCTGCCAGCACCTTGGCGGTCAGCGATCTGGCGGTCGGCGTGCGGGGGTGGTCCGCACCGTGGCCCGTGGCTCCCGGCGATACCGCCTGGGTGACACCGCGTCACAGCCACCGCGCCAGGGTACCGGTGGAGTTGTACTACGAGGTCTACGGCATCCCGGGGGGGCAGACATACGAGGCAGAAATCACCGCCCGCCGGGGTGACAAGGGGACGGGGCCGAGCATCACGCTGGGCTTCGAGGAGCGGAGCGCCGGCACGCCGACCCGTGTCGCCCGCACCCTCAACCTCGAGACCCTCACCCCCGGCGACTACATCCTCGAGGTTCGCGTCGTGGACCGGGCGGGGCGCGTCGCCTCCTCCTCCCGACCGCTCCAGATCACCGAAGAATAG
- a CDS encoding metallophosphoesterase family protein yields MRLGIISDTHGLLRPEVFEVFREVDHILHAGDIGPLDILTELETIAPVTAVYGNTDDWDVRAKVPQVAELELEGIRIVVTHGNQFGSPTPEAMNAAFPDADVLIFGHTHRPLLATVDITVTAMNPGGAGARRFDLPPSVGIMELEAGLPPRARLVPLLAAGDA; encoded by the coding sequence ATGCGCCTTGGCATCATCTCGGACACCCACGGCCTGCTTCGCCCAGAGGTATTCGAGGTGTTCCGCGAGGTGGACCACATTCTCCACGCCGGGGACATCGGTCCGCTCGATATCCTGACCGAACTGGAGACGATCGCCCCGGTAACGGCGGTGTATGGGAATACCGATGACTGGGATGTGCGCGCCAAGGTGCCGCAGGTGGCAGAACTGGAGCTCGAGGGCATCCGGATCGTGGTCACCCACGGCAATCAGTTCGGCAGCCCAACCCCCGAGGCGATGAACGCGGCCTTTCCGGATGCCGACGTGCTGATCTTCGGGCATACCCACCGCCCGCTGCTCGCCACCGTCGACATCACCGTCACGGCCATGAACCCCGGAGGGGCCGGGGCGCGTCGATTCGACCTCCCACCGTCCGTGGGGATCATGGAACTGGAGGCGGGCCTCCCGCCGCGAGCGCGCCTGGTACCACTGCTCGCGGCTGGAGACGCTTGA
- a CDS encoding flavin prenyltransferase UbiX — translation MSQFPIVMAISGASGAPYAVRLLEVLATHKVPVWLIVTSHGQRLLEAECGITDLEGLQRATGGDWSSITVYPDTDRGAKPASGSAKWAGMVICPCSMGTVSAIAQGSSRSLVERAADVALKERRKLVVVPRETPLSLIHLRNLVTLTKAGGVVIPAAPGFYHRPTTVSELVDFIVQRVLDQLELGIDIALRWGGDEPG, via the coding sequence GTGAGCCAGTTCCCGATCGTGATGGCGATCTCGGGTGCGTCGGGTGCCCCGTATGCCGTGCGCCTCCTCGAGGTGCTGGCCACGCACAAGGTGCCGGTATGGCTCATTGTCACGAGTCACGGCCAGCGGCTGCTCGAGGCGGAATGTGGCATCACTGACCTCGAGGGCCTGCAGCGCGCGACTGGCGGAGACTGGAGCAGCATCACGGTCTATCCAGACACCGACCGGGGCGCCAAGCCGGCCTCGGGGTCTGCCAAGTGGGCGGGGATGGTGATCTGCCCCTGCTCCATGGGGACGGTATCGGCGATCGCGCAGGGGTCGAGTCGGTCGCTCGTGGAGCGTGCGGCGGATGTGGCGCTGAAGGAACGGCGCAAGCTCGTTGTCGTCCCGCGTGAAACGCCGCTGTCGCTGATCCATCTGCGGAACCTGGTCACGCTGACGAAAGCCGGTGGCGTTGTCATACCTGCGGCGCCGGGGTTCTATCACCGCCCGACCACCGTCAGCGAGCTGGTGGACTTCATCGTGCAGCGGGTGCTGGATCAGCTGGAGCTGGGCATCGACATCGCACTGCGCTGGGGTGGGGACGAGCCAGGCTAG
- a CDS encoding UbiD family decarboxylase — translation MTTPRFDGLLDFVRHLEGRGELLRVTAEVDPKFEVAEIVQRVIRQDGPALLFERVKGADFPLAMNLYGSARRMEMAIGRPPEQVGSELIETFQRLNPPSLGKFWELRSTLLKARFMRPRMVRHGPVQEVIESPRLDRLPNLWSWPRDGGAFITFGPTITHNPANGVRNFGLYRLQVFDEKTTGMHWQSMKGGRGHHHEAERRGESLEAAVVLGGDPMTMLSAILPLPEDFDELGLAGFLRGRATEFVAGKSISIPVPANADFVLEGVVPAGERRMEGPFGDHYGHYSEASPFPVFHVKTVTRRRDAIYPGAVVGKPPQEDKWIGLAAGEMIGPLIRVVNPNVVDLFASDDAVFHNLLTVSVKVRHPLESFKTALNLLGTGQLALTKCVVMVRDDVPVRNFGRTLRELWHRFDPRDRMLLLPIAPLDTLDYTSFELHVGSKLVLDATGEVVTTDAPPTAIEDPSAFDRRIGAHRVLEGGFVVVQVKSEPRAVLEKLLRWEGLGPVKFVAAVSDDVDLDDQGNIVWGIFTRFDPARDLMFERQEFVGAKPVYGGRIAIDATWKPGYPPPVTMPDDTIRLVDRRWGEYFGDRLERRERGKW, via the coding sequence GTGACCACTCCCCGCTTCGACGGCTTGCTGGACTTCGTGCGGCACCTTGAGGGCCGCGGCGAGCTGTTGCGTGTCACGGCGGAGGTGGATCCGAAGTTCGAGGTGGCGGAGATCGTCCAGCGCGTCATCCGGCAGGACGGGCCGGCGCTGCTGTTCGAGCGCGTGAAGGGCGCCGATTTTCCGCTCGCCATGAACCTCTACGGGTCGGCCCGCCGAATGGAGATGGCGATCGGCCGCCCGCCGGAGCAGGTCGGCAGCGAGTTGATCGAGACCTTCCAGCGCTTGAATCCGCCGTCCCTCGGCAAGTTCTGGGAACTGCGCTCGACGCTCCTCAAGGCGCGGTTCATGCGCCCGCGCATGGTGCGGCATGGGCCCGTTCAGGAAGTGATCGAGTCGCCCCGCCTGGACCGCCTGCCGAATCTCTGGAGCTGGCCCAGGGATGGGGGGGCCTTCATCACCTTCGGGCCGACGATCACGCACAACCCGGCCAATGGGGTTCGAAACTTCGGTCTCTATCGCCTCCAGGTGTTCGACGAGAAAACGACCGGCATGCACTGGCAGAGCATGAAGGGTGGCCGGGGGCACCACCACGAGGCGGAGCGCCGTGGGGAATCGCTGGAGGCCGCGGTCGTGCTCGGCGGCGACCCGATGACGATGCTCTCGGCAATTCTCCCGTTGCCGGAGGACTTCGACGAACTGGGGCTCGCCGGATTCCTGCGGGGGCGTGCCACCGAGTTCGTCGCGGGCAAGAGCATCTCCATCCCAGTGCCGGCCAACGCCGACTTCGTGCTGGAAGGCGTGGTCCCTGCGGGCGAACGGCGGATGGAGGGCCCCTTTGGCGACCACTACGGCCACTACTCCGAAGCGTCGCCCTTTCCGGTATTTCACGTGAAGACCGTGACGCGACGGCGCGACGCGATCTATCCCGGTGCCGTGGTCGGGAAGCCGCCGCAGGAAGACAAGTGGATCGGTCTGGCCGCGGGGGAGATGATCGGGCCTCTCATTCGGGTGGTCAATCCGAACGTCGTGGATCTCTTCGCCAGCGACGATGCGGTGTTCCACAATCTGCTCACCGTGTCGGTCAAGGTGAGGCACCCGCTGGAGTCGTTCAAGACCGCGCTCAACCTGCTCGGGACGGGCCAGCTCGCGCTCACCAAGTGCGTCGTGATGGTGCGGGACGACGTGCCGGTGCGGAATTTCGGCCGGACCCTGCGCGAACTCTGGCATCGATTCGACCCGCGCGACCGGATGCTGCTGCTGCCGATCGCACCGCTCGACACGCTGGACTACACCTCGTTCGAGTTGCACGTCGGCAGCAAATTGGTGCTCGATGCGACCGGCGAGGTGGTGACCACCGATGCCCCGCCGACAGCGATCGAGGACCCCTCGGCGTTCGACCGGCGGATTGGCGCCCACCGGGTGCTCGAGGGCGGGTTCGTCGTGGTGCAGGTGAAGAGCGAGCCGCGCGCGGTGCTCGAAAAGCTGCTGCGCTGGGAGGGACTGGGGCCGGTGAAGTTCGTGGCGGCCGTCAGCGACGACGTGGACCTGGACGACCAGGGGAATATTGTCTGGGGTATCTTCACCCGGTTCGATCCGGCGCGCGACCTGATGTTCGAGCGGCAGGAGTTCGTCGGTGCCAAGCCGGTGTATGGCGGACGGATTGCCATCGACGCCACTTGGAAACCGGGCTATCCGCCGCCGGTCACCATGCCGGACGACACGATCCGGCTGGTCGATCGTCGCTGGGGGGAGTACTTCGGGGATCGCCTGGAGCGGCGCGAGCGCGGGAAGTGGTAG
- a CDS encoding UbiA-like polyprenyltransferase — protein MTEGQTFAGESLLVRYVNFVKLPHTLFALPFALLGVLAASLKVPVTLRTLGLVVVAFTAARWVAMGFNRIADREYDARNPRTQNRELPRGALSVPQAWGSVVAAAALFVGAAWLLNPLCFILSPLALLWVTGYSLSKRFTWWPHLWLGMSLAIAPVGGWLAVTGAWSEPAWLLFAITVAVATWVAGFDIFYALPDVAFDRESGLHSAVVRLGEPRAILLAKLLHGATIPALALFGYGAGFGWWYYAGVAAAAIILAYEHQLVRPGDLSRLDAAFFRMNAVMSVTVFSFALLDRLA, from the coding sequence GTGACCGAAGGCCAGACCTTCGCCGGGGAGTCGCTCCTCGTCCGCTACGTCAACTTCGTGAAGTTGCCGCATACCCTCTTTGCGCTTCCCTTTGCGCTCCTCGGCGTGCTTGCGGCCTCCCTCAAGGTGCCGGTGACTCTGCGCACCCTGGGGCTCGTCGTGGTGGCTTTCACCGCGGCCCGCTGGGTGGCCATGGGTTTCAACCGGATCGCCGATCGGGAGTACGACGCGCGGAACCCGCGCACCCAGAACCGGGAGCTCCCGCGCGGCGCGCTCTCCGTGCCGCAGGCGTGGGGCTCGGTGGTGGCGGCTGCGGCGCTCTTCGTGGGGGCTGCCTGGCTGCTCAATCCACTCTGTTTCATCCTGAGTCCGCTGGCGTTGCTCTGGGTGACCGGCTACAGCCTCTCGAAGCGGTTCACCTGGTGGCCCCACCTCTGGCTCGGCATGAGCCTCGCCATCGCGCCAGTCGGTGGCTGGCTCGCCGTGACGGGTGCGTGGAGCGAGCCGGCCTGGCTGCTGTTCGCCATCACGGTGGCCGTGGCGACATGGGTGGCGGGCTTCGACATCTTCTATGCCCTGCCCGATGTGGCCTTTGACCGCGAGAGCGGCCTGCACAGCGCGGTGGTGCGACTCGGCGAGCCCCGCGCAATTCTCCTGGCCAAGCTCCTCCACGGCGCGACCATTCCCGCCCTCGCCCTCTTCGGGTATGGGGCGGGATTCGGATGGTGGTACTATGCAGGCGTCGCTGCCGCCGCGATCATTCTCGCCTACGAGCACCAGCTGGTGAGACCTGGCGATCTCTCGCGGCTCGACGCGGCCTTTTTTCGGATGAACGCGGTGATGTCGGTGACCGTGTTCAGCTTCGCCCTCCTCGACCGGCTCGCGTGA
- a CDS encoding ubiquinone/menaquinone biosynthesis methyltransferase, translated as MLATDRKLPVSGGAEKRSYVRGMFHAIAPSYDFLNHLLSLNLDKRWRRKAVERLNWERKPDGRYLDLCAGTLDLAATLARQPGFGGLVVGSDFVPRMLQLGRGKAERIACVTADALELPHADAAFDGATVGFGVRNLMDLDAGLREAARVLKPGARFVILELSMPSWQPLRGLYLFYFRHLLPGIGRLISSHSNAYTWLPESVLAFPEPPALAERMTDAGFRDVSWSTLVGGICAIHVGTRA; from the coding sequence ATGTTAGCCACGGACAGGAAGTTACCAGTATCGGGCGGCGCAGAAAAGCGTTCCTATGTGCGCGGGATGTTTCACGCCATTGCCCCGAGTTACGATTTCCTGAACCACTTGCTGAGCCTGAACCTCGACAAGCGGTGGCGGCGGAAGGCGGTTGAGCGTCTCAATTGGGAACGCAAGCCCGATGGCCGCTATCTCGACCTCTGTGCAGGCACACTCGACCTCGCCGCCACCCTCGCGCGCCAGCCCGGATTTGGGGGCCTCGTTGTCGGGTCCGATTTTGTTCCCCGGATGCTCCAGCTGGGGCGCGGCAAGGCGGAGCGGATCGCCTGCGTCACCGCCGATGCCCTGGAACTGCCTCACGCCGACGCCGCGTTTGATGGTGCCACGGTCGGCTTCGGCGTCCGCAATCTCATGGACCTCGATGCAGGCCTTCGCGAAGCGGCGCGGGTGCTCAAGCCCGGCGCACGCTTCGTCATCCTCGAACTGAGCATGCCTTCCTGGCAGCCGCTCCGGGGACTCTACCTCTTCTATTTCCGTCATCTGCTGCCCGGTATCGGACGGCTCATATCCAGCCACTCGAACGCCTATACCTGGCTCCCGGAGTCGGTTCTCGCTTTCCCGGAGCCGCCGGCCCTGGCGGAACGGATGACCGACGCAGGGTTCCGCGACGTGTCCTGGTCAACGCTCGTTGGCGGAATTTGCGCCATTCACGTGGGTACCCGCGCGTGA
- a CDS encoding sigma-70 family RNA polymerase sigma factor has protein sequence MAKPGVDLATMSDQDVVLEARAGRQAAYRELVRRYERPIFSLIYRMVRNREQAEDLSQETFVKALNAIESYRPEYKFSSWIFKIANNVSIDHLRRRELDTLSLDGSPHALTPEAIQASALQLGDRQETALEELEAKELGGEIEVAIAALRPEYRACILLRHVEGRPYEEIATMLDLPLGTVKTYIHRARGELRQALAHLRQ, from the coding sequence GTGGCTAAGCCCGGCGTCGACCTGGCGACCATGTCCGATCAGGACGTGGTGCTGGAGGCGCGCGCCGGGCGACAGGCGGCGTACCGTGAATTGGTACGCCGGTATGAACGTCCGATCTTTTCCCTCATCTACCGCATGGTCCGCAATCGCGAGCAGGCGGAGGATCTCTCCCAGGAGACCTTCGTCAAGGCGCTGAACGCGATCGAGTCGTATCGCCCCGAGTACAAGTTCTCCAGCTGGATCTTCAAGATCGCCAACAACGTCTCCATCGACCACCTGCGGCGCCGGGAACTTGACACCCTGTCGCTCGATGGCTCCCCGCATGCCCTGACCCCCGAGGCGATTCAGGCCAGCGCGCTGCAACTGGGAGACCGCCAGGAGACCGCGCTCGAGGAACTCGAGGCGAAGGAGCTCGGCGGCGAGATCGAGGTGGCCATTGCCGCGCTCCGGCCGGAGTATCGCGCCTGCATCCTCCTCCGGCATGTCGAGGGGCGCCCGTATGAAGAAATCGCCACGATGCTCGATCTCCCGTTGGGCACCGTGAAGACATACATCCACCGCGCACGCGGCGAACTCAGGCAAGCACTGGCGCATTTGCGCCAGTGA
- a CDS encoding SAM-dependent chlorinase/fluorinase gives MSRNREFNFPASPLPRHIAAMALITLLTDFGTADPYVAEMRGVLYSRAPGVTLADMSHGIPPGDVHAAAYLFDRTWHRFPRGTVHLVVVDPGVGTGRAALAFAAAGHLFVGPDNGIFTSVFGQAEGPLTAIRTPPDAAPTFHGRDLFSPAAAGLALGAPLTTLGEPLPTAPVLLVLPVPFYEGKSVVGEVISVDRFGNLVTNLTLTEVPPYAVLEVEDADVGPLRRTFSDVESGQLVAYLGSGGQVEIAVRDGSAARRIGLGVGGRVRARLG, from the coding sequence GTGTCACGAAATCGTGAATTCAACTTCCCCGCTTCCCCGCTTCCCCGCCATATTGCCGCCATGGCATTGATCACCCTGCTGACCGACTTCGGCACCGCCGACCCCTATGTGGCCGAGATGCGCGGGGTCCTGTATTCCCGCGCGCCAGGCGTCACGCTCGCCGACATGAGCCACGGGATTCCTCCCGGTGATGTGCATGCGGCGGCCTATCTGTTCGACCGCACCTGGCATCGATTCCCCCGGGGGACCGTGCACCTGGTGGTCGTCGATCCCGGCGTCGGTACCGGGAGGGCTGCCTTGGCATTTGCCGCCGCGGGCCACCTCTTCGTCGGCCCCGACAACGGTATCTTCACCTCCGTCTTCGGGCAGGCGGAGGGGCCGCTCACCGCCATCCGGACGCCGCCCGATGCCGCCCCCACCTTTCACGGGCGCGATCTCTTTTCGCCCGCCGCCGCCGGGCTTGCCCTTGGCGCCCCGCTGACGACGCTGGGGGAACCGCTCCCCACGGCACCGGTGCTGCTCGTGCTCCCGGTGCCGTTCTACGAGGGCAAGTCGGTGGTCGGCGAAGTCATTTCCGTTGATCGCTTCGGCAATCTTGTCACCAATCTGACCCTCACGGAAGTCCCTCCCTACGCGGTGCTCGAGGTGGAGGATGCCGACGTGGGCCCCCTCCGCCGGACGTTCAGCGACGTCGAGTCGGGACAGTTGGTTGCCTACCTCGGTTCCGGCGGTCAGGTGGAGATTGCGGTGCGTGACGGCTCGGCGGCACGCCGCATCGGGCTGGGGGTCGGCGGACGGGTGCGGGCGCGACTGGGCTGA
- the ppk2 gene encoding polyphosphate kinase 2 — MGQKKRQRSSTKPELRRKPYEKELKRLHVELVHLQNWVRTKGLKVCVVFEGRDGAGKGGVIKAITERVSPRTFRVVALPAPTAQEQSQMYLQRYIAHFPSAGEVVIFDRSWYNRAGVERVMGFCTRGETRRFLDAVPGVEKLMVESGIILIKYWLEVSQEEQSRRLNDRITDGRKTWKLSPIDLASYTRWDDYTEARDDMFAASHTAWAPWHIAQSDDKHRARLNIISHLLAQIPYKKVKQETFVLPRRRPPRKARPRELMATPVPERY, encoded by the coding sequence ATGGGCCAGAAGAAGCGGCAGAGGAGCTCGACCAAGCCTGAACTGCGCCGGAAGCCGTACGAGAAGGAACTGAAGCGCCTGCACGTCGAGCTTGTGCACCTGCAGAACTGGGTCCGGACGAAGGGCCTCAAGGTGTGTGTCGTCTTCGAGGGCCGTGACGGCGCCGGCAAGGGGGGCGTCATCAAGGCGATCACCGAGCGGGTGAGTCCCCGCACCTTTCGGGTCGTCGCGCTTCCGGCACCGACAGCGCAGGAGCAGTCCCAGATGTACCTGCAGCGCTACATCGCGCACTTCCCGTCGGCGGGGGAGGTCGTGATCTTCGACCGGAGCTGGTACAACCGGGCGGGCGTCGAGCGGGTGATGGGGTTCTGCACGCGAGGAGAGACCCGCCGGTTTCTCGACGCCGTGCCCGGGGTGGAGAAGCTCATGGTGGAGTCTGGCATCATCCTCATCAAGTACTGGCTCGAGGTGAGCCAGGAGGAGCAGTCGCGGCGCCTGAACGACCGGATCACCGATGGGCGCAAGACCTGGAAGCTTTCGCCGATCGACCTCGCCTCCTATACCCGTTGGGACGACTACACCGAGGCCCGCGATGACATGTTCGCCGCCTCGCACACGGCGTGGGCCCCGTGGCACATCGCGCAATCCGACGACAAGCACCGAGCCCGCCTGAACATCATCAGCCACCTGCTGGCGCAAATCCCCTACAAGAAGGTGAAGCAGGAAACGTTCGTCCTGCCGCGACGCCGGCCGCCGCGCAAGGCCCGTCCGCGGGAGCTGATGGCCACACCGGTGCCGGAGCGGTATTGA